A single window of Corythoichthys intestinalis isolate RoL2023-P3 chromosome 21, ASM3026506v1, whole genome shotgun sequence DNA harbors:
- the aldh18a1 gene encoding delta-1-pyrroline-5-carboxylate synthase isoform X1, whose product MLLQRLCSRIQLDPPKHYWRTTRTLSQGQRGGGPFAHRGELRHAKRIVVKLGSAVVTRGDECGLALGRLASIVEQVAVLQNQGREMMIVTSGAVAFGKQRLRHEILLSQSVRQALHSGHSQLKDMSMPVLEARACAAAGQSGLMALYEAMFSQYSTCTAQVLVTNLDFYDDQKRKNLNSTLKELLRMNIVPIVNTNDAVVPPPQPDSDLQGVISIKDNDSLAARLAVEMEADLLIVLSDVEGLYNRPPGTDDAKLIDIFYPGDQQSITYGTKSRVGIGGMEAKVQSSIWALQGGTSVVIANGTHPKVTGHVITDIVEGKKVGTFFSETKPAGPTVEQQTEMARNVGRKLAALRPEQRSEIICRLADLLIERKDDILSANKMDVDLAVSSGQLPTALLTRLSLCPAKLDNLVAGLRQVALAALDSVGRVMRKTRVAHKLELEQITVPIGVILVIFEGRPDCLPQVSALAIASGNASLLKGGKEMANTNRVLYGITQEALAVHDVTEAVQMVSTREEVWDLCRLDKMIDLIVPRGSAELLRDIRRAARGVPVLGHSDGICHVYVDAQASPEKAIKIIRDSKCDYPAACNSMETLLIHRDVLAMPFFDQIIEMLRTERVKIHAGPRFASYLTFSPLEAKSMRTEYGDLECCIEVVDSMQAAVEHIHKYGSSHTDVIVTENEDTAERFLQQLDSACVFWNASSRFADGYRFGLGAEVGISTARIHARGPVGLEGLLTTKWVLRGDGHAAADFAQPGGVKFLHEDLRTGRADERQQMKAQRVRHEQD is encoded by the exons GTGGCGGTACTGCAAAACCAAGGCCGGGAGATGATGATCGTCACCAGCGGCGCTGTGGCCTTTGGCAAACAAAGGCTGCGGCACGAGATTTTGCTGTCCCAGAGTGTTCGGCAGGCGCTTCATTCGGGTCACAGTCAACTCAAAGACATG TCGATGCCCGTTTTGGAGGCTCGAGCATGTGCGGCCGCCGGGCAGAGCGGTCTGATGGCGCTGTATGAAGCCAtgttctcacaatacagcacctGCACTGCGCAGGTTCTGGTGACTAATCTGGACTTCTATGATGACCAAAAACGCAAGAACTTGAACAGCACGTTGAAGGAGCTACTACGCATGAACATCGTGCCAATTGTTAACACCAATGACGCCGTGGTGCCCCCGCCGCAGCCTGACAGCGACCTGCAGGGG GTGATCAGCATTAAGGACAACGACAGCCTGGCGGCACGACTCGCCGTGGAGATGGAGGCTGACCTGCTCATCGTGCTCTCCGACGTGGAAG gaCTCTACAACCGCCCCCCCGGAACAGACGATGCTAAGCTCATCGACATTTTTTATCCTGGAGATCAGCAGTCTATTACCTATGGGACAAAGTCCAGAGTTGGTATTGGTGGCATGGAGGCTAAG GTCCAGTCGTCCATTTGGGCGCTTCAAGGTGGCACCTCGGTGGTCATTGCCAATGGCACGCATCCTAAAGTAACGGGCCACGTCATCACTGACATTGTGGAGGGCAAGAAAGTGGGCACGTTCTTCTCGGAGACCAAACCGGCAG GCCCTACTGTTGAGCAGCAgactgaaatggcacgcaatgtTGGGAGAAAACTAGCAGCATTGCGACCGGAGCAG AGGAGCGAGATCATTTGCCGCCTTGCAGATCTTTTGATTGAAAGGAAAGATGATATCTTGTCTGCAAACAAGATGGATGTGGATCTTGCCGTCAGCTCAG GTCAACTTCCAACCGCCCTTCTGACTCGTCTGAGTCTGTGTCCGGCCAAACTTGACAACCTGGTTGCTGGCCTCCGCCAGGTGGCCTTGGCCGCCCTTGACTCTGTGGGTCGCGTCATGCGCAAAACCAGGGTGGCCCATAAGTTGGAGCTAGAGCAGATCACCGTGCCCATCGGGGTAATTTTGGTCATCTTCGAGGGCCGGCCGGACTGCCTGCCACAG GTGTCAGCTTTGGCTATTGCCAGCGGCAATGCCAGCCTGCTGAAGGGTGGCAAAGAGATGGCCAATACCAACCGAGTCCTCTACGGGATCACCCAAGAGGCCCTCGCCGTGCATGACGTCACAGAAGCCGTGCAGATG GTGAGCACCCGCGAGGAGGTGTGGGACCTCTGCCGACTGGACAAAATGATCGACCTGATCGTCCCTCGCGGCTCGGCCGAACTTCTGCGAGACATCCGCCGCGCCGCCAGGGGCGTCCCCGTTTTGGGCCACAGTGACGGCATCTGCCACGTCTATGTGGACGCCCAAGCCAGCCCTGAGAAAGCCATAAAAATCA TCAGAGATTCCAAGTGTGACTACCCGGCGGCGTGCAATTCTATGGAAACGCTGCTGATCCACCGGGACGTCCTGGCGATGCcgttttttgaccaaatcattgAAATGCTGCGCACTGAGCGA GTGAAAATCCACGCCGGGCCGAGGTTTGCGTCCTACCTGACCTTTAGCCCACTGGAAGCGAAGTCCATGCGCACAGAGTACGGCGACCTGGAATGTTGCATTGAGGTGGTCGACAGCATGCAGGCGGCCGTTGAACACATACACAAATATGGCAGCTCGCACACTGATGTCATCGTcactgaaaatg AGGACACAGCCGAGCGGTTCCTGCAGCAGCTGGACAGCGCCTGCGTCTTCTGGAACGCCAGCTCCCGTTTCGCCGATGGCTACCGCTTTGGACTCG GAGCAGAGGTGGGCATCAGCACAGCGCGCATCCACGCCCGGGGCCCCGTGGGCCTGGAGGGGCTGCTTACCACCAAGTGGGTCCTGAGGGGGGACGGTCACGCCGCGGCTGATTTCGCCCAACCCGGTGGTGTTAAGTTCCTTCACGAGGATCTGCGAACGGGTCGGGCCGACGAACGGCAGCAGATGA aagcccaacgtgtgcgtcacgagcaagattga
- the aldh18a1 gene encoding delta-1-pyrroline-5-carboxylate synthase isoform X2, protein MMIVTSGAVAFGKQRLRHEILLSQSVRQALHSGHSQLKDMSMPVLEARACAAAGQSGLMALYEAMFSQYSTCTAQVLVTNLDFYDDQKRKNLNSTLKELLRMNIVPIVNTNDAVVPPPQPDSDLQGVISIKDNDSLAARLAVEMEADLLIVLSDVEGLYNRPPGTDDAKLIDIFYPGDQQSITYGTKSRVGIGGMEAKVQSSIWALQGGTSVVIANGTHPKVTGHVITDIVEGKKVGTFFSETKPAGPTVEQQTEMARNVGRKLAALRPEQRSEIICRLADLLIERKDDILSANKMDVDLAVSSGQLPTALLTRLSLCPAKLDNLVAGLRQVALAALDSVGRVMRKTRVAHKLELEQITVPIGVILVIFEGRPDCLPQVSALAIASGNASLLKGGKEMANTNRVLYGITQEALAVHDVTEAVQMVSTREEVWDLCRLDKMIDLIVPRGSAELLRDIRRAARGVPVLGHSDGICHVYVDAQASPEKAIKIIRDSKCDYPAACNSMETLLIHRDVLAMPFFDQIIEMLRTERVKIHAGPRFASYLTFSPLEAKSMRTEYGDLECCIEVVDSMQAAVEHIHKYGSSHTDVIVTENEDTAERFLQQLDSACVFWNASSRFADGYRFGLGAEVGISTARIHARGPVGLEGLLTTKWVLRGDGHAAADFAQPGGVKFLHEDLRTGRADERQQMKAQRVRHEQD, encoded by the exons ATGATGATCGTCACCAGCGGCGCTGTGGCCTTTGGCAAACAAAGGCTGCGGCACGAGATTTTGCTGTCCCAGAGTGTTCGGCAGGCGCTTCATTCGGGTCACAGTCAACTCAAAGACATG TCGATGCCCGTTTTGGAGGCTCGAGCATGTGCGGCCGCCGGGCAGAGCGGTCTGATGGCGCTGTATGAAGCCAtgttctcacaatacagcacctGCACTGCGCAGGTTCTGGTGACTAATCTGGACTTCTATGATGACCAAAAACGCAAGAACTTGAACAGCACGTTGAAGGAGCTACTACGCATGAACATCGTGCCAATTGTTAACACCAATGACGCCGTGGTGCCCCCGCCGCAGCCTGACAGCGACCTGCAGGGG GTGATCAGCATTAAGGACAACGACAGCCTGGCGGCACGACTCGCCGTGGAGATGGAGGCTGACCTGCTCATCGTGCTCTCCGACGTGGAAG gaCTCTACAACCGCCCCCCCGGAACAGACGATGCTAAGCTCATCGACATTTTTTATCCTGGAGATCAGCAGTCTATTACCTATGGGACAAAGTCCAGAGTTGGTATTGGTGGCATGGAGGCTAAG GTCCAGTCGTCCATTTGGGCGCTTCAAGGTGGCACCTCGGTGGTCATTGCCAATGGCACGCATCCTAAAGTAACGGGCCACGTCATCACTGACATTGTGGAGGGCAAGAAAGTGGGCACGTTCTTCTCGGAGACCAAACCGGCAG GCCCTACTGTTGAGCAGCAgactgaaatggcacgcaatgtTGGGAGAAAACTAGCAGCATTGCGACCGGAGCAG AGGAGCGAGATCATTTGCCGCCTTGCAGATCTTTTGATTGAAAGGAAAGATGATATCTTGTCTGCAAACAAGATGGATGTGGATCTTGCCGTCAGCTCAG GTCAACTTCCAACCGCCCTTCTGACTCGTCTGAGTCTGTGTCCGGCCAAACTTGACAACCTGGTTGCTGGCCTCCGCCAGGTGGCCTTGGCCGCCCTTGACTCTGTGGGTCGCGTCATGCGCAAAACCAGGGTGGCCCATAAGTTGGAGCTAGAGCAGATCACCGTGCCCATCGGGGTAATTTTGGTCATCTTCGAGGGCCGGCCGGACTGCCTGCCACAG GTGTCAGCTTTGGCTATTGCCAGCGGCAATGCCAGCCTGCTGAAGGGTGGCAAAGAGATGGCCAATACCAACCGAGTCCTCTACGGGATCACCCAAGAGGCCCTCGCCGTGCATGACGTCACAGAAGCCGTGCAGATG GTGAGCACCCGCGAGGAGGTGTGGGACCTCTGCCGACTGGACAAAATGATCGACCTGATCGTCCCTCGCGGCTCGGCCGAACTTCTGCGAGACATCCGCCGCGCCGCCAGGGGCGTCCCCGTTTTGGGCCACAGTGACGGCATCTGCCACGTCTATGTGGACGCCCAAGCCAGCCCTGAGAAAGCCATAAAAATCA TCAGAGATTCCAAGTGTGACTACCCGGCGGCGTGCAATTCTATGGAAACGCTGCTGATCCACCGGGACGTCCTGGCGATGCcgttttttgaccaaatcattgAAATGCTGCGCACTGAGCGA GTGAAAATCCACGCCGGGCCGAGGTTTGCGTCCTACCTGACCTTTAGCCCACTGGAAGCGAAGTCCATGCGCACAGAGTACGGCGACCTGGAATGTTGCATTGAGGTGGTCGACAGCATGCAGGCGGCCGTTGAACACATACACAAATATGGCAGCTCGCACACTGATGTCATCGTcactgaaaatg AGGACACAGCCGAGCGGTTCCTGCAGCAGCTGGACAGCGCCTGCGTCTTCTGGAACGCCAGCTCCCGTTTCGCCGATGGCTACCGCTTTGGACTCG GAGCAGAGGTGGGCATCAGCACAGCGCGCATCCACGCCCGGGGCCCCGTGGGCCTGGAGGGGCTGCTTACCACCAAGTGGGTCCTGAGGGGGGACGGTCACGCCGCGGCTGATTTCGCCCAACCCGGTGGTGTTAAGTTCCTTCACGAGGATCTGCGAACGGGTCGGGCCGACGAACGGCAGCAGATGA aagcccaacgtgtgcgtcacgagcaagattga